A genome region from Populus alba chromosome 5, ASM523922v2, whole genome shotgun sequence includes the following:
- the LOC118062072 gene encoding V-type proton ATPase 16 kDa proteolipid subunit has protein sequence MSSTFSGDETAPFFGFLGAAAALVFSCMGAAYGTAKSGVGVASMGVMRPELVMKSIVPVVMAGVLGIYGLIIAVIISTGINPKAKSYYLFDGYAHLSSGLACGLAGLSAGMAIGIVGDAGVRANAQQPKLFVGMILILIFAEALALYGLIVGIILSSRAGQSRAE, from the exons atgtcTTCAACATTCAGTGGCGATGAAACTGCGCCGTTCTTCGGATTCCTTGGCGCTGCCGCCGCCCTCGTTTTCTCCT GCATGGGAGCTGCTTACGGTACCGCGAAGAGTGGAGTTGGCGTTGCATCAATGGGTGTGATGCGACCAGAGCTCGTGATGAAATCCATAGTCCCGGTCGTTATGGCTGGTGTTTTGGGTATATACGGTCTGATTATTGCCGTGATTATCAGTACTGGTATTAACCCTAAGGCAAAATCCTATTATCTGTTCGATGGATATGCTCATCTTTCTTCTGGTCTCGCCTGTGGCCTCGCTGGTCTCTCTGCTGGTATGGCTATTGGCATCGTTGGTGATGCTGGTGTTAG AGCTAATGCCCAGCAACCAAAGCTTTTTGTTGGTATGATCCTCATCCTCATCTTTGCTGAAGCACTGGCCCTTTACGGTCTCATTGTTGGCATCATTCTCTCCTCCCGAGCTGGTCAATCGAGAGCTGAGTAA